From a single bacterium genomic region:
- a CDS encoding S8 family serine peptidase: protein MRIGGIVISALLVISMMMVTGCDRELGTMPSMTDATLESDTFGDDGPRVPYVEGEVIVKFATGTKAAARGAALAAVQGSESSRILTKAMQDGGDREGLTIVRTLMDAPSAAQVLAAQPGVEYAEPNYCYYHDAVSNDTYYTNGSLWGMYGDATTPANVYGSQAGEAWAAGHTGSASVFVGEIDEGIMFTHPELAGQVWTNPYDLVDGIDNDGNGYIDDIHGWDFDGNNNTIYDGSIDDHGTHVAGTIGAKGGNALGVAGVCWNVQIISGKFLGKRGGTSTNAILALDYFTDLKSRHGLNIVATNNSWGGGLFSQALQDAIERSNQANIVFVAAAGNATVNTDVTASYPSCYPNANVIAVASITSTGTLSSFSNYGLTTVDLGAPGSSIYSTIPSKTGAASYASYSGTSMACPHVTGGVALYAATHPGASVATIKAALVGSVVPTPALAGKCVTGGRLNVSGF from the coding sequence ATGCGCATCGGCGGCATTGTCATCTCCGCGTTGCTGGTCATCTCCATGATGATGGTGACGGGATGCGATCGGGAGCTCGGGACGATGCCGTCGATGACGGACGCCACCCTCGAGTCCGACACCTTCGGCGATGACGGCCCGCGCGTTCCCTACGTTGAAGGCGAAGTGATCGTCAAGTTCGCGACGGGCACCAAGGCCGCCGCCCGCGGTGCTGCGCTCGCCGCGGTCCAGGGCAGCGAGTCGTCGCGCATCCTGACGAAGGCGATGCAGGACGGTGGCGACCGTGAAGGCCTCACCATCGTGCGCACCCTGATGGACGCGCCTTCGGCCGCGCAGGTGCTGGCCGCCCAGCCTGGCGTCGAATATGCGGAGCCCAACTACTGCTACTACCACGATGCCGTCTCCAACGACACGTACTACACCAACGGCTCGCTGTGGGGCATGTACGGCGACGCCACCACGCCCGCCAACGTGTACGGCAGCCAGGCGGGCGAAGCCTGGGCCGCCGGCCACACGGGTTCGGCCAGTGTCTTCGTGGGCGAGATCGACGAGGGCATCATGTTCACGCACCCGGAACTCGCCGGGCAGGTCTGGACGAACCCCTACGACCTGGTGGACGGGATCGACAACGACGGCAACGGCTACATCGACGATATCCACGGCTGGGACTTCGACGGCAACAACAACACGATCTATGACGGCTCCATCGACGACCACGGCACCCATGTCGCCGGCACGATCGGCGCCAAGGGCGGCAACGCTCTCGGCGTGGCCGGCGTCTGCTGGAACGTCCAGATCATCTCGGGCAAGTTCCTGGGCAAGCGCGGCGGCACCTCGACCAACGCCATCCTCGCCCTCGACTACTTCACCGACCTCAAGAGCCGCCACGGCCTGAACATCGTGGCGACGAACAACTCCTGGGGCGGCGGCCTGTTCTCGCAGGCGCTCCAGGACGCGATCGAGCGCTCCAACCAGGCGAACATCGTGTTCGTGGCGGCGGCGGGGAACGCGACCGTGAACACCGACGTCACGGCCAGCTATCCCTCGTGCTACCCCAACGCCAACGTGATCGCGGTGGCCTCGATCACCTCCACCGGTACCCTGTCGAGCTTCTCGAACTACGGCCTGACCACCGTCGACCTCGGGGCGCCCGGCTCGTCGATCTACTCCACCATCCCGAGCAAGACGGGCGCTGCCAGCTACGCGTCGTACAGCGGCACCTCGATGGCGTGCCCGCATGTGACCGGCGGCGTGGCGCTCTACGCGGCAACGCACCCGGGCGCATCGGTGGCGACCATCAAGGCGGCTTTGGTGGGTAGTGTCGTTCCGACGCCGGCCCTGGCCGGCAAGTGCGTGACCGGCGGCCGGCTCAACGTGAGCGGCTTCTAG
- a CDS encoding MerR family transcriptional regulator, producing MFRIGEFSRLAQVTVKALRLYDERGLLVPARVDRSSGYRFYSAAQLPRLQRIIALKDLGLTLQEIGDLLDEEPGLVEIRGMLRLRRAQLEREIADGLTRLARVEAYLARIEREGDMPAYDVTIKSAPALRVAALRDTVPHYPDIERLFGELCGFLGSSRLQFTGPPLALYHDGEYREQDVDIEVAAPFAGRLPPHPRVLERELPAEPCLACTVHQGPYEELRHAYAALLGWVESNGYHITGPDREVYLVGPGSGRGPTAYVTELQVPVARDGG from the coding sequence GTGTTCAGGATCGGTGAGTTCTCAAGGCTGGCGCAGGTGACGGTCAAGGCGCTGCGGCTGTACGACGAGCGTGGCCTGCTCGTCCCGGCCCGCGTCGATCGCTCAAGTGGTTACCGCTTCTACTCGGCTGCGCAGTTGCCGCGGCTGCAGCGGATCATCGCCCTCAAGGACCTCGGCCTCACACTCCAGGAGATCGGTGATCTGCTGGACGAGGAGCCGGGCCTGGTCGAGATCCGCGGCATGCTGCGACTGCGGCGCGCCCAGCTGGAGCGCGAGATCGCGGACGGTCTAACGCGGCTTGCGCGCGTCGAGGCCTACCTGGCGCGGATCGAAAGGGAGGGCGACATGCCCGCTTACGACGTGACGATCAAGAGTGCGCCGGCGCTGCGCGTGGCGGCGCTGCGGGACACGGTCCCGCACTATCCCGACATCGAGCGGCTCTTCGGCGAGCTGTGCGGCTTCCTCGGCAGCTCGCGACTGCAGTTCACCGGACCGCCGCTGGCGTTGTACCACGACGGCGAGTACCGCGAACAGGACGTGGACATCGAGGTGGCGGCGCCGTTCGCGGGCCGCCTGCCTCCGCACCCGCGCGTGCTTGAACGGGAGCTCCCGGCCGAGCCGTGCCTGGCCTGCACCGTGCACCAGGGCCCGTACGAGGAGTTGCGCCACGCCTACGCGGCGCTGCTCGGCTGGGTGGAAAGCAACGGCTACCACATCACCGGGCCGGATCGCGAGGTGTACCTGGTCGGTCCCGGGTCCGGGCGCGGTCCGACCGCGTACGTGACCGAGTTGCAGGTGCCGGTGGCGCGCGACGGCGGGTAG
- a CDS encoding MFS transporter, with protein MSEHLPRKWTVLIAIGISTFMSALDGSIVNTLLPLLGRSLGAGVADVEWVVTVYLLVVSGLLLVAGRLGDLRGHKVIFLSGYAGFTLSSGLCGLAPTLGWLVAARALQALFASLLYATAPAILSASFPPAERGRALGLQAVMTYLGLAAGPPLGGFLSTHFGWASVFYVNLPIGAFGCWLAWRSVERDRPAVSRARFDIAGAALFFVGLLTLLLALNKGHDWGWASLPICGLSVVAVVALGAFIAVERRVPEPMLDLALFRLPLFSGAVWTAMLTYVTIFAVLFLLPYYLAWRGYAPGTAGLLLMCQPLVMMATAPAAGTLSDRYGTRILVVAGLLFLAAGLGILSTLGAASPVRVVILGMVVVGFGIGLFVAPNNSQLLGAAPAHRRGIASGVLAASRNVGMVLGVGLAGAFYTTALAHHGPDAVPVGISWTLRLMASLAFLAALVNWRLRQHPQAA; from the coding sequence ATGAGCGAGCATTTGCCGCGGAAATGGACCGTCCTGATCGCGATCGGCATCAGCACGTTCATGTCTGCCCTCGACGGGAGCATCGTCAATACGCTGCTTCCGTTGCTCGGTCGGTCGCTGGGTGCGGGCGTTGCCGACGTCGAGTGGGTGGTGACGGTCTACCTGCTCGTCGTCAGCGGCCTGCTGCTCGTGGCCGGTCGCCTCGGCGACCTGCGCGGGCACAAGGTCATCTTCCTGTCCGGGTACGCCGGCTTCACGCTCAGCTCCGGGTTGTGCGGCCTGGCGCCGACGCTCGGCTGGCTCGTCGCCGCCCGCGCGCTCCAGGCCCTGTTCGCGTCACTCCTGTACGCGACGGCGCCCGCGATCCTGAGCGCGAGCTTTCCGCCTGCCGAGCGCGGTCGCGCCCTCGGGCTCCAGGCCGTGATGACGTATCTCGGCCTGGCCGCGGGGCCGCCTCTCGGCGGATTCCTGTCCACGCACTTCGGCTGGGCCTCGGTCTTCTACGTGAACCTTCCCATCGGCGCTTTCGGCTGCTGGCTGGCGTGGCGGTCCGTGGAGCGTGACCGCCCGGCCGTGTCGCGGGCGCGCTTCGACATTGCGGGAGCCGCCCTGTTCTTCGTCGGCCTGCTCACGCTGCTCCTCGCGCTCAACAAGGGGCACGACTGGGGCTGGGCGTCGTTGCCGATCTGCGGGCTCTCCGTGGTTGCCGTCGTCGCGCTGGGTGCCTTCATCGCCGTGGAACGTCGCGTGCCGGAGCCCATGCTCGACCTCGCCCTCTTTCGCCTGCCGCTGTTCTCGGGCGCGGTCTGGACGGCCATGCTCACCTACGTGACCATCTTCGCCGTCCTGTTCCTGCTTCCCTACTACCTGGCCTGGAGGGGCTATGCGCCCGGAACTGCGGGGCTGCTGCTGATGTGCCAGCCGCTCGTGATGATGGCGACCGCGCCCGCGGCGGGCACGCTCTCCGACCGCTACGGCACGCGCATCCTTGTCGTTGCCGGCCTGCTGTTCCTCGCAGCCGGGCTCGGGATCCTGTCCACGCTGGGAGCCGCATCGCCGGTGCGGGTCGTGATCCTCGGGATGGTCGTGGTCGGCTTCGGCATCGGGCTGTTCGTGGCGCCCAACAACAGCCAGCTGCTCGGCGCGGCGCCGGCCCACCGGCGGGGCATCGCCTCCGGTGTCCTGGCGGCGTCGCGAAACGTCGGCATGGTCCTGGGCGTGGGACTTGCCGGCGCCTTCTACACCACCGCGCTGGCACATCACGGCCCGGACGCGGTCCCCGTCGGCATCTCGTGGACGCTGCGGCTCATGGCATCGCTGGCCTTCCTGGCTGCGCTCGTGAACTGGCGCCTGAGGCAGCATCCGCAGGCCGCTTGA